A region of the Chlamydia felis Fe/C-56 genome:
ATCCAATTTTACAGGTTAAAGAGCTATCAATAAGTCTGAATAAACGTCGGGTGTTCTATCCTATTGTCGAGTCATTATCTTTTGATCTACATAAAGGAAAGACTCTAGCAATTATTGGGGAATCGGGATCTGGGAAATCAGTAACAGCTCAAGCCCTCATGCAATTATTACCAGCCCCGTTATTTTCTGTATCAGGAAAAGTCCTTTTCCATGAGAAAGATTTGTTAGAAGCTCCAAAAGGGATCCTACGGTCTATTTTTGGAACAAAAATTTCCATGATTTTTCAAAATCCTCTATCTTCCTTAAATCCTGTTTTTACAATAGAACAACAATTTCAAGAGCTTATTCGAACCCATCTACACCTTCCACAAAAAGAAGGACGAGATAAAATTATTGAAGCTCTTACAAATACAGGATTTCATAACCCTGAACTTTGTTTAAAACTTTATCCTCACCAACTTTCTGGGGGAATGTTACAAAGAGTTTCCATCGCCATGGCTTTGCTTTCCTCTCCAGAGATTTTAATCGCTGATGAGCCAACAACAGCTCTCGATGTTTCTGTTCAATATCAGATCCTGCAATTACTCAAAGGTTTGCAAGAAAAGTTAGGAATGAGTTTGCTTATTATCACCCATAATATGGGAGTTGTTGCTGAAACCTCTGATGAAGTGCTTGTTCTCTATGCGGGAAGAATGGCAGAATATGCCCCTGTGAAGGAAATTTTCCACAATCCTAGCCATCCCTACACCCAAGATCTTCTTGCGTCTCGTCCTTCATTGCAAAGTGAAACGTTTAGAGCAATTCCTGGACAACCGCCCCGTTATAACGCTCTTCCTTCCGGATGTTGCTATTATCCAAGATGTTCAAAAGCTTATGGAAAATGTAAAGAAAAATCCCCAGACGTTCAAACTGTGAGGGAAGGACACAAAGTAAGGTGCTGGCTCTATGAATAATCCCCTAGTACAAGCCGATCAGCTAAAAAAATATTACTATAAGCGGACAAGTTGGTTTCGAAGAAAAACAATAGCAACCAAAGCCATTGATAATGTTTCTTTCTCCATACCCTCTGGGAAGATTGTGGGGCTAATTGGAGAATCAGGATCTGGAAAAACAACACTCGCGCTAGCTCTTTCAGGACTGTTATCGCTAACATCGGGCTACCTGTCTTTTAACAATACTCCAATTAAGCTGAATTCTAAACAAGATTTAAAAAAGCTCCGCTCTAGCGTGCGTATGGTATTTCAAAATCCCAAAGCTTCTTTAAATCCCAGAAAAACAATTTTTGAAAGTTTAGGCTATGCTCTTATTCATCATCGAATAATTACAAAAGATAAACTTCATTCTGTAGTTGGAGAAACTTTAGAGCTTGTAGGACTATCAGCAGATTATTTTTATCACTATCCTCACCAACTCTCGGGAGGTCAGCAGCAACGCGTATCTATAGCCAGAGCCTTACTAGGGGCTCCTAAGCTTATCATATGCGATGA
Encoded here:
- a CDS encoding ABC transporter ATP-binding protein, which encodes MTYPILQVKELSISLNKRRVFYPIVESLSFDLHKGKTLAIIGESGSGKSVTAQALMQLLPAPLFSVSGKVLFHEKDLLEAPKGILRSIFGTKISMIFQNPLSSLNPVFTIEQQFQELIRTHLHLPQKEGRDKIIEALTNTGFHNPELCLKLYPHQLSGGMLQRVSIAMALLSSPEILIADEPTTALDVSVQYQILQLLKGLQEKLGMSLLIITHNMGVVAETSDEVLVLYAGRMAEYAPVKEIFHNPSHPYTQDLLASRPSLQSETFRAIPGQPPRYNALPSGCCYYPRCSKAYGKCKEKSPDVQTVREGHKVRCWLYE
- a CDS encoding oligopeptide/dipeptide ABC transporter ATP-binding protein — its product is MNNPLVQADQLKKYYYKRTSWFRRKTIATKAIDNVSFSIPSGKIVGLIGESGSGKTTLALALSGLLSLTSGYLSFNNTPIKLNSKQDLKKLRSSVRMVFQNPKASLNPRKTIFESLGYALIHHRIITKDKLHSVVGETLELVGLSADYFYHYPHQLSGGQQQRVSIARALLGAPKLIICDEVVSALDLSMQAQILNMLSNLQKELQLSYLFISHDLAVVRSFCSEVLIMYKGKIVESGATEEIFLNPKHPYTQMLLNSQLPDLPEHRSVENKLKAYQKDSSEFPSPTGCVFYNRCPKKQKTCLQGPIPEHTDENKHSYQCIL